A single region of the Glycine max cultivar Williams 82 chromosome 20, Glycine_max_v4.0, whole genome shotgun sequence genome encodes:
- the LOC113000734 gene encoding glycine-rich protein 5, with translation METSCRNRTRSVAKLNGQQLWHTCKRLANGIKLHSPHDSGIGKGGGIGGGIGKGGGFGGGVGGGIGKGGGFGGGVGGGFGGGGGGGGGGGGGGAGGGFGGGAGGGFGAGGGFGGGGGGGGIGHH, from the exons ATGGAGACAAGTTGCAGAAATAGAACTAGGAGTGTTGCTAAGCTAAATGGACAACAGTTATGGCATACTTGCAAGAGGTTGGCCAATGGGATAAAGCTACACAGTCCACATGATA GTGGAATTGGAAAAGGTGGTGGCATTGGAGGAGGAATAGGTAAAGGTGGAGGTTTTGGTGGTGGTGTTGGTGGAGGAATAGGCAAAGGTGGAGGTTTTGGGGGTGGTGTTGGTGGCGGATTTGGtggaggtggaggtggtggcggaggtggtggaggaggaggtgcGGGTGGCGGATTTGGCGGAGGAGCAGGAGGAGGGTTTGGTGCAGGAGGTGGATTTGGcggaggaggtggtggtggtggaattGGACACCACTAG
- the LOC100801172 gene encoding uncharacterized protein isoform X1, with the protein MMSQHPRRKLPRGNPRKGKHAEVDKPAAPKATEPPSSNRLLAGYLAHEFLTKGTLLGQKFEFDLTRSGVAEPKREQDNYKEVANLLRTKGTHVKGIVNPTQLFNWINKKSCSSAYYSPRPLSRLHIGR; encoded by the exons ATGATGAGTCAGCATCCCCGTAGGAAGCTGCCACGTGGCAACCCAAGAAAGGGCAAGCACGCTGAAGTTGACAAGCCGGCTGCGCCGAAAGCTACTGAGCCGCCATCCTCAAATCGGCTTCTAGCCGGCTACCTTGCGCACGAGTTCTTGACCAAAGGGACTCTGTTGGGTCAGAAGTTTGAGTTCGACTTGACCCGATCCGGCGTGGCTGAGCCAAAGAGGGAGCAGGATAATTACAAGGAGGTGGCAAACCTTTTGAGGACAAAGGGAACCCATGTAAAGGGAATTGTGAATCCCACCCAGCTTTTCAACTGGATTAACAAG aaATCTTGTTCCAGTGCATATTATTCTCCAAG GCCACTTTCAAGGCTGCATATTGGGAGATAA
- the LOC100801172 gene encoding uncharacterized protein isoform X2, which produces MMSQHPRRKLPRGNPRKGKHAEVDKPAAPKATEPPSSNRLLAGYLAHEFLTKGTLLGQKFEFDLTRSGVAEPKREQDNYKEVANLLRTKGTHVKGIVNPTQLFNWINKATFKAAYWEIMDGMLFR; this is translated from the exons ATGATGAGTCAGCATCCCCGTAGGAAGCTGCCACGTGGCAACCCAAGAAAGGGCAAGCACGCTGAAGTTGACAAGCCGGCTGCGCCGAAAGCTACTGAGCCGCCATCCTCAAATCGGCTTCTAGCCGGCTACCTTGCGCACGAGTTCTTGACCAAAGGGACTCTGTTGGGTCAGAAGTTTGAGTTCGACTTGACCCGATCCGGCGTGGCTGAGCCAAAGAGGGAGCAGGATAATTACAAGGAGGTGGCAAACCTTTTGAGGACAAAGGGAACCCATGTAAAGGGAATTGTGAATCCCACCCAGCTTTTCAACTGGATTAACAAG GCCACTTTCAAGGCTGCATATTGGGAGATAATGGACGGCATGTTGTTCAGATAA
- the LOC100801717 gene encoding peroxisomal membrane protein PMP22-like, which translates to MSDEVNSVFKKYLNQLQLHPLRTKAITAAVLAGFSDAVAQKLSGAKKLQLRRVLLFMLYGFAYSGPFGHFLHKLMDKIFKGNKGNDTVAKKVILEQITSSPWNNFFFMMYYGLVIEGRPWSTVINKVKKDYPSVQLTAWKFWPIVGWVNYQYMPLQLRVVFHSSVAACWAIFLNLKARSVAIKAS; encoded by the exons ATGTCTGACGAAGTCAACAGCGTTTTCAAGAAATATCTCAACCAGCTTCAGCTCCATCCTCTCAGAACCAAG GCAATTACTGCAGCAGTTTTGGCTGGTTTTAGTGATGCAGTGGCTCAGAAGTTATCTGGGGCCAAGAAGCTTCAGTTGAGAAGGGTGCTTCTTTTCATG CTCTATGGTTTCGCCTACTCTGGACCCTTTGGACATTTTCTCCACAAATTGATGGATAAAATCTTTAAGGGGAACAAAGGCAATGATACTGTTGCTAAGAAG GTGATCCTTGAACAGATAACCAGTTCCCCATGgaacaacttttttttcatgatgTACTATGGCTTGGTTATAGAAG GAAGACCTTGGAGTACAGTCATAAACAAAGTTAAAAAGGATTACCCTTCTGTTCAATTGACTGCATGGAAG TTTTGGCCTATAGTTGGTTGGGTGAATTACCAGTATATGCCTCTGCAGCTCCGTGTTGTATTTCACAGCTCTGTTGCTGCTTGCTG GGCAATCTTTCTGAATCTGAAAGCAAGGTCTGTTGCAATTAAGGCTTCCTAG